The following are from one region of the Anomalospiza imberbis isolate Cuckoo-Finch-1a 21T00152 unplaced genomic scaffold, ASM3175350v1 scaffold_65, whole genome shotgun sequence genome:
- the LOC137467477 gene encoding medium-chain specific acyl-CoA dehydrogenase, mitochondrial — translation MSALSASRLLRTLLWPGWRSRSSKPAQNVQLSKPGNGFSFELTDEQKEFQATARKFALEEIIPVAAEYDRTGEYPVPLIKRAWELGLMNSHIPESCGGLGLGTFETCLITEELAYGCTGVQTAIEANSLGQMPVIIAGNEQQKKKYLGRMTEEPLMCAYCVTEPGAGSDVAGIRTRAERKGDEYVINGQKMWITNGGKANWYFLLARTDPDPRAPASKAFTGFIVEANTPGIQIGRKELNMGQRCSDTRGIVFEDVRVPKENVLIAEGAGFKIAMGAFDKTRPPVAAGAVGLARRALDEATKYALERKTFGKPIVEHQAVAFLLAEMAMKVELARMGYQRAAWEVDAGRRNTFYASIAKAFAGDVANQVATDAVQIFGGNGFNTEYPVEKLMRDAKIYQIYEGTAQIQRVIIAREHLGRYKA, via the exons ATGTCCGCGCTCAGCGCCAGCCGG ctgctccggACCCTGCTTTGGCCCGGCTGGAGGTCGCGCTCCAGCAAACCTGCCCAAAACGTGCAGCTGAGCAAACCTGGGAATGGCTTCAGCTTTG AACTGACAGATGAACAGAAAGAATTCCAAGCTACTGCCCGGAAATTTGCCCTGGAGGAGATTATTCCTGTTGCTGCAGAGTATGACAGGACTGGAGAG tatCCAGTGCCACTCATTAAACGGGCCTGGGAGCTTGGGCTGATGAATTCACACATCCCAGAGAGTTGTG gtgggctggggctgggcacctTCGAGACATGTCTGATCACAGAGGAGCTGGCATACGGATGCACTGGGGTGCAAACGGCCATCGAGGCCAATTCCCTGGGG CAAATGCCCGTGATCATCGCTGGGAatgagcagcagaagaaaaaatacttgGGCAGGATGACAGAGGAGCCCCTGATGTGT GCTTACTGTGTGACGGAGCCTGGTGCGGGCTCGGATGTGGCCGGGATCAGAACCCGGGCGGAGAGGAAAGGGGATGAGTACGTCATCAACGGGCAGAAGATGTGGATCACCAACGGCGGGAAAGCCAACTG GTACTTCCTGCTCGCCCGCACTGATCCTGACCCccgggccccagccagcaaagcctTCACGGGCTTCATCGTGGAGGCCAACACCCCTGGGATCCAGATTGGCAGGAAG GAGCTGAACATGGGCCAGCGCTGCTCGGACACGCGCGGGATCGTCTTTGAGGACGTGCGAGTCCCCAAGGAGAACGTGCTGATCGCGGAGGGCGCTGGCTTCAAGATCGCCATGGGCGCCTTTGACAAGACCAGGCCCCCA GTGGCAgcgggggctgtggggctggcgAGGCGAGCGCTCGACGAGGCCACCAAGTACGCGCTGGAGAGGAAAACCTTCGGGAAACCCATCGTGGAG CACCAGGCCGTGGCATTCCTGCTGGCGGAGATGGCCATGAAGGTGGAGCTGGCCCGCATGGGGTACCAGCGAGCCGCCTGGGAGGTGGACGCCGGCCGCCGCAACACCTTCTACGCCTCCATCGCCAAGGCCTTTGCCGGGGACGTCGCCAACCAGGTGGCCACTGATGCTGTGCAGATCTTTGGGGGCAATGGCTTCAACACAGAATATCCTGTGGAGAAGCTCATGAGGGATGCCAAAATCTATCAG ATCTACGAGGGCACGGCACAGATCCAGCGAGTGATCATTGCCCGTGAGCACCTGGGCAGATACAAGGCATGA